DNA from Mustela nigripes isolate SB6536 chromosome 14, MUSNIG.SB6536, whole genome shotgun sequence:
CTCAAAGTCCAGACTCCGGAGCTGGACTTCGGTGGTGCACTCCTGGCTCCAGCATGGCCTcagtgtgtgaccttgagccagttACTTCTCCTCTCCGTGCCTGAGCAGCCCTGTTGATCATCTGGGGGCTAAGAATAGTATCTACCTTATGGCCTACGTGATAACATATGTAATATGCTTTGCACGGTGCATTCAGGTCACGTTACAGATTACTTTATTAACTGTTGTTGAGACGCTGCTGATGCTGAGGGTGAAAACAGAAGAGATGAGTTCTAGTGCCCAGGCTTTAGTAGACTTCCTTATCCATACGACTGAATAGAATAAGACGAGCCTGTCCCCATCATTCCTGTTAGTGCTTTCTAGAACTCaacccatctctttctctctgtcttctccctcccttctttaaCAACCTGTGATCCCAAGGGCTCAGCCATGGGCTATTTCACTATTCCCCACAACCCGATGAGACAGGTGATGAGGCTCAGACAGGTGATGAGGCTTGTGGATGGTGACGCTGGGATCAAGTCAGCCACGTCTGACTCCAAGGCCCCAGAATGGGGAGATGATCTGATAGGGATGAAATTTGGCTTCTGCCTGCAATTTCTCTTCATCCTTAGGACCTCAACACCAAGCTGTCTACCAGATTGGCTTAGATAATGCTCCCATTCTGGGCTGGCTTCACCCCACTATCAaggcctgccccctgccctttGTCACGCTGAACAGGCCCCAAGAGACTCAATCACCCACAAAGGTCACTGATTGATGATAAAGGCAGACTATTAGGACCTGGGATTCTCATCCAGTAGCACTGAATCCTTCTGGGGGCCCTGGGAGGAGTGTGGCATCGTCTTCCACTTTATAGGTGAGcgaagtgaggctcagagaagttctgTAATGTCTACTGGTCACACTTTGGGTCAGAGCTTAGCTCTGGGCTTAGGCCTGCCTCTCTTTCACAGGCATCCTTTCACAGCGCTGCCTGTGTCCTCTGTTCTCCCCCAACCCTTCAGGACAGCCAGCACCAATACCGGCCTCTAGTGCCCTCTATGCGCAGACAGCCAGGGGCCAGAAAGTGCTTGGGACCAGCTGGCTTCCAAGGGGGTGAAGATGGCAGCATGAAGCCATCTTCTGCCAAGGGGATGGAGGGCCCCCTGTTTAGGGACCATGTGCCAACACAGCTTCCTGCAGGGGAGGTTGGGACTGGGTAGTCAAAGTCTATAGGAAACCCATTCTATTttcatcattctcttttctttttctttcttctgcttttttttaaaaaaagattttatttatttactttgaaagattgagagtgtgtgtgtatacatggaAGGAAGgaccaagggagagggaaagagagaatctcaagcagactccatgcttagtatgaagcctggcacagggctcgatctcatgaccctgagatcatgacttgagctgaagtcgagagttggacacttcattgattgggccacccaggagccccttttctttctctttagtgtAGACCATAGATTCCAGAATTCTGTGGCCCCTCTGGGCACCTGACTACTGGAATTCAGAGCCTCCTGGGGTTTCTCCTGTTATCCTTTGCAAGGCTGGACCAGCACGTAAGTGAGACAGCTTGATGGAACAGAAAGAGCTCTGGATTAATTCCTTGGGAGAGTTCTGGAAGtgattggctgtgtgaccttaggcagaGGAATTTACCTCTCTGACCATTAGTCCCTTCATTGGCAAGATGATTTCAACTTCATCAGGTTGTTATGAAGACTCAGCTAGAAAATTCGTGTTAGTGTGGTGCTTGTCACATTGTAAGACTCAGTAAATATGTGCCCATCATTATGATGGTAGAAATGGGGTTGTCATTGGCAACTTGAAACCTTGGTGGAGGTTTCTTCTTGGTGGAGAGCCCGAGAACCAGATAGAACGTGAGTGGAGGTGCGTGGGGGAAATGTTCTTTCTCTATCCTACCATCCCAAATGGCACATGCCCGAGGCCGGCTCAGGAAATGCAGAACAAGTTCCATCATTTGCTCATTGTGGGAAGACAGGGTGTTCTTCAAGCTCACCTGAAgaactcacactcacacacactgcCAGCACGAGGAGTAACAATAGCACGGGTATCCCGGAGTTGCCCTGGAAATACCTTtacaagaaacaaaggaaggCACCCAGATTGCAAGAACAGCTATTTGTATGCATCCTTATGTTTTGAGTTTTCTCTGTGTGAGTTCAGAGGGGATGTGACTCCTGTCCACTGCTCAGGGGCCCAGCTGTGCTGCCGTTCCTGGGCTTCGGGGGACTTAGGAATAATCCAGTCCAATGAGCTCAATGAAACGCAGAGAGGCAAATGATCTTGGTGGACAACATATACCCACGAGGCCAGAGTCCTTCCTTTGGGCTCCAGTGGCCGACTTCTGTCATCCCTCTCTTCCAGAGGCACAATAACCATGAACAAACGCCCAACGTGCACCTGTCATCCTCCCAGGAGGCAAAGTGGGGAGGGACAATGGATCGTGCCCAGTGAGCCTCCTGAGGTTTCAAGTCTGCTTCCCAATTAAGAGGCCTTTGGAGGGAAACAAGGCGTCATCTCCCACCCTCCATACCCCTGGATCCCTAAGCCCCTCCTCTAGCTGAGACCCGATCCTGGCAACCTGGGAAAGTCATTCCCTCCGGCAGAAGCCTCCTCTATGTTCCAGAGCAGCCTTTCAGAAGGCAGTGACTGTCAGGGTGAGGCGGGAGAGGTGGGGTTATTGTCAAGAACCATTGCATTTATGGGGCCTTTTATCTTTATGACAAGAGCTCAGATGGGAGTTGAAATGCAATCACACAGGAAAAGCAACACCCTTACGGAGCGAGCGTGAGGCCGTGCATCTGATGAGCGGTGGGACCTGCTgttgggtggggggcggggggagtcctTGTAACCTTGAGATTCTCTGAGAAGCCAGAGCCCAATGACACGGGCCTGGGCAATCTGGTGGGTGTTCTGGAGCAATTCCCAGACTCCCCTACATGCTCTCCACCCGTCCCCAACTCTGCTGAATGAACGTGGGACCCCCAACAGCCCCAGAGCCACTCCTTCACACAAATTACCCCCCTCCATCCCTGGAGGCGACTCACGGGAACACCCAAACCACCAGGACCTTCGTGGAGCTGGGCAGCGTAGGAGGGCTtcccgggcggggggggggggggggggggactgcaACTTCCCAGGAGGAAAAATTTGTCAGAGTCACAGATCTAACAAACTGCCTCAAAACACAAAAGACAGAACCAAAACAAAGCGAGAAAATAAAACCACGTCCATAAGTTGCAAAAAAAATGAGTCTCGGTTCTATTTGTTCTGCAGTAAGTTCATCAACGTATACAAAGAAAAACCAGGAGTATTAGAGTAAGGAGGAAATAGAAGGCTCCTTGCGGTGGTCAAGAAATCTGCACCCCCTCCAAGACCCTGCGCCGTTTAGATGCGCTGTGTCTCGGGCAGACGTTACATCTATCACCCAGGCACATAGTTCTTGACTCAACACAACCCGGCTTTGGCTCGCAAGTCCAGCAGGTATGTAATCCTCCAAGGGAAGCAGCCTTCGTTCAGAGTCCCTTCACCTGGTCGCTGTGAGCCTAACGGGGCCCAAGAGGCAGCAGGTGCCGTCTCTTGGGGTGCGCTCAGGCGATGGAAGAGATCTCGCTGTGTTTCTGTCCTCGGCAGAATACAGTCCCGGGGGAGGGACAGCAGCTGCCCTGGCTGCTGGCGTGACAGCAGAAGACCGAGGACATTAGCAGGGCCAAGGCGATCACCGAGGCGAGCACCCACCGGATGACGCCGGGGTAGACAAAGGGCAGAATGAGGACAATGAGCAAAACCAGCAGGAGCAAGTGCACGGCCAGGCGCCGGGCAGCCACGCGGTTGGCGGTCGCCTCCTCCTGCGCATCCTCTCCCGCAACGCCGGGGTGCCCTGCCGCCGAGGGGGCGGAATCTGCCAGTCTCTGAGGACAGAGCCGCACCTCCGGCCATGGCCGGCCCAGTCGCCCCACCACGGCCTCCTGGTCGCGCAGGCTGCAGATGAGGCCCCCGGGGACAGAGGTGGCCTGGCGGCACAAGGGGCAGGTGACGGACCAGGTGTTGTCCTGGACACACAGCAGGAGCTTGAGGCAGACGGCACAGAAGGAGTGCTGGCAGCCCAGCAGCTTGGCCGGCCGGGTACAGCTGTAGGGCTCCCGGCACACCAAGCACTCTAAGTCGCCATCCGAGGAGCTCCAGTGCCCCCCTGTCGGGCCCGTGGCCTTGGCGGAGGGGGGTGTGGCTCTTGCCGAGATGGGCTGGGGCTGCTCTGGGACCCGCAGCTGCGGGATGTCTGCGCAAGCCATTTGGAGTCAGAGGGACCAGGCAACTCTGAGCCTGGGCGTCACGAAGGGTAACTGCCGGTG
Protein-coding regions in this window:
- the RNF186 gene encoding E3 ubiquitin-protein ligase RNF186: MACADIPQLRVPEQPQPISARATPPSAKATGPTGGHWSSSDGDLECLVCREPYSCTRPAKLLGCQHSFCAVCLKLLLCVQDNTWSVTCPLCRQATSVPGGLICSLRDQEAVVGRLGRPWPEVRLCPQRLADSAPSAAGHPGVAGEDAQEEATANRVAARRLAVHLLLLVLLIVLILPFVYPGVIRWVLASVIALALLMSSVFCCHASSQGSCCPSPGTVFCRGQKHSEISSIA